A window from Salvia miltiorrhiza cultivar Shanhuang (shh) chromosome 2, IMPLAD_Smil_shh, whole genome shotgun sequence encodes these proteins:
- the LOC131009731 gene encoding uncharacterized protein LOC131009731, with the protein MAESDHYSSSDSSDGVVHAIMEEIELQKQLLAHIYGQPAPDAGRVKRHRSYVHRDREEAHLRLMQDYFNDNLTYGPTFFRQRFRMQKELFLRIVEAVQGVDTFFHMTTDAIGRDSLSPLQKCTSAIRQLATGLSADTFDEYLRVADSTGRVCLKKMLLNFSMEKESWCTGKDDPHIWCI; encoded by the exons ATGGCGGAATCCGACCACTattcttcgtctgattcatccgacggtgtagTTCATGCGATCATGGAGgagatagagttgcagaaacaactgCTTGCTCACATCTATGGCCAGCCGGCTCCGGATGCGGGACGTGTGAAACGTCACCGatcttacgtccaccgtgatagAGAGGAAGCCCacctacgtcttatgcaagactacttcaacgatAATCTGACGTACGGACCTACATTTTTCCGGCAGCGTTTTCGAATGCAGAAAGAGCTTTTCTTGCGCATCGtggaggctgttcaaggtgtaGATACTTTCTTCCACATGACCACTGATGCAATAGGTCGGGACTCTCTTTCCccgttgcagaaatgcacgtcggctatccgccagTTAGCCACCGGGCTCTCTGCGGATACTTTTGACGAGTATCTCAGAGTCGCCGACTCCACCgggcgtgtatgcctcaagaa GATGCTTCTGAACTTTAGCATGGAAAAGGAAAGTTGGTGTACTGGAAAGGATGATCCTCATATCTGGTGCATTTAA